In Ignavibacteria bacterium, the genomic window ATAAAAATTCTAAATTTTTGAATGTTTTTGGCTTCAAATCATTCAGTGAATCCAAAACTTCCTCGAATTAAATGTGACGCAATAAAAGCTGGAACGAGTGAGATTATTCCAATCAATATACCAGCAATGATGCTTTTCGTTGAAGAGCCCAGATGCTTAGATGAAATTAGTATTAATAAAAATATTACTATTGTAAATATTGTGTACGCCAGACTGTTGTAAAAAATTCCAGTACATACTAACAACACGAATGCTCGTGCTATATAAGTTTCCCAATCTTTAAATTTGATGAAAATTATTACAAGGAATATGGCTGCTACAATTAATTGACTCACAAAAAGTACGTATGGTGCAATCAGGGCTCTTCCAATTACAAGAAAATAAAACACAATACTCCCAAGTGAAATTATATCACGTTCGATATTTTTTAACCATATACTTTTTTCCATTTTAACTCCTTCATTAAATATTTTTTTATCAGTGCTCGATTTATACTCGACTCAATATTTAAATTTACGGAGAATATTTTTTCAAAAATAAATTTTTATTTTTAATAAATGATTTGTAAAATGTTATTGAAGTATGAAAAAAATTTTTTCTTTGTCAAAAAAAAATCTTGCATCATTTGAATATGAATGATATTATTGCCAAGCATGTTTTGAATCTTGTCTATGCAAAAGAAATTATGGTAAGAAAAACAACATCCCAAATTCAATTATTATTCACGAGAGAGTTTAATGCAAAAAAGTACCACTTTCATGTCAACCCGAAAGATTGACCTTCCGAATACTGAGAGTGAGGAATATTTTAAAAAAGACGGTTTAACATTTAATTATAAATTATCAAACAAAGAAATACATCCATTCGATGAAATTGAATGGGATCTTAGAGATGCAACAATCTCCAATGAAAAAGGAGAAATTATATTTCAACAAAAAGATGTTGAAATACCAAAATCATGGTCGCTAACAGCAACCAACGTAGTCGTATCGAAATATTTTCACGGAAAGCTTGACACACCTGACCGAGAGCATAGTGTCCGTCAATTAATTAATCGAGTTACAAAAACAATCACTGAATGGGGGATTAAAGGAAAGTATTTTTCGAATGTTGAAGACGCAAATGCATTCTATAACGAGCTCTCTTATTTGTTAGTAAACCAATATTTAAGTTTTAACAGTCCAGTTTGGTTTAATGTCGGAATCGAAAAACATCCTCAGTGCTCGGCTTGTTTTATTAATTCCGTTGAAGACAAAATGGAATCTATCCTCGAATTAGCAAAGACTGAAGGTATGCTTTTCAAGTGGGGAAGTGGAACGGGAACTAATCTAAGTGTCCTCAGATCATCAAAGGAATCCCTCTCAGGTGGTGGTATTGCTTCTGGACCAGTATCGTTCATGAAAGGTTATGATGCATTTGCTGGTGTAATAAAAAGCGGCGGTAAAACACGCCGAGCAGCAAAAATGGTAATCCTTAACATAGATCATCCTGACATCATTGATTTTATTAATTGTAAAGCTGATGAAGAGAAAAAAGCTCATGCATTAATCGAAGCCGGGTATGATTCAAGTTTCAATGTGCCAGGTGGCGCGTATGACAGTATCCATTATCAAAACGCTAATCATTCAATTCGTGTGACTGATGAGTTTATGGATGCCGTTGTAAATAAAAAATCCTGGCAAACAAAAGCAATTAAAGATGGGCGCGTCATCGATACATTTGATGCTGAAGATGTTATGAACAAAGTCGCCCAAGCCGCTTGGCTATGCGGCGATCCGGGAATTCAATTCGATACGACAATCAATAATTGGCATACATGCTCGAATAGTGCAAGAATAAACGCAAGCAATCCTTGCAGTGAATACATGTTTCTCGATGATACAGCGTGCAATTTGGCTTCACTGAATTTAATGAAATTCCGGAATGAGGATGGTAATTTTGATGTTGATTCCTTTAGACACGTATGCAGCATAGTGATTACTGCTCAAGAAATTCTCGTTGAGAATTCAAGTTACCCGACCAAAGCAATTGAGAAAAACAGTTATGATTATCGTCCACTCGGACTCGGTTATGCAAACCTCGGGGCATTACTAATGGCAAATGGTGTCGCTTACGACAGCGATCATGGACGTGCATATGCTGCTGCCATCACCTCCATAATGTGCGGTGTAGCTTACAAACAATCCGCCATAATTTCTGAGAAAATAGGACCATTTAGAGGTTTTTTAAAAAATCGTGAGCCGATGCTCCGCATAATGAATCAACATCTCCAAGCAGCCAAAAAAATTGATGGTTCACTTATACCATTGGAGATGTTCACTTCTTCCATCGAAATTTGGGAAGAGGTTGCGAAATTCGGAACGGAATTTGGATTTAGGAATTCTCAAGTAACGGTATTAGCCCCGACAGGTACAATCGGCTTTATGATGGATTGTGACACCACTGGTGTAGAGCCTGATATCGCACTTGTCAAGATGAAAAAATTAGTCGGTGGCGGTGCATTCAAAATTATAAACAAAACTGTTCCACTAGCTTTAAATAAATTAGGCTATAATTCAAAGCAAGTTGCTGAAATTGTTTCATATATTAATGAAAGTGATACGATCGAAGGCGCTCCTCATTTATTGGAAGAACACTTGCCAATCTTTGATTGTGCTTTTAAGCCGGTCAATGGATCGCGAACTATTCATTACATGGGTCACATAAAAATGATGTCGGCTGTTCAGCCATTCTTATCTGGTGCAATTTCTAAAACTGTCAATATGCCGAACGAAGTAAGAGTTGAGGAAATTAAAAATTCTTATTTAGAAGCATGGCGATTGGGACTCAAGGCAATTGCGATTTATCGAGATGGTTGTAAAGTTACTCAACCACTCAGCACATCAACAAAAACCGAAAAAAAGAAAATCGCCGAAGAAAAAGGAAATTTATATATAGACTTTCAACCTCGTAGGAAAAGACTTCCTGATGAACGGCACTCAATCACCCATAAATTTAGCATTAGCGGTCACGAAGGTTATATAACAGTTGGTATTTACGAGGACGGCCAACCAGGGGAAATTTTCATTGTAATGTCTAAGGAAGGGACTGTTGTTTCGGGATTAATGGATTCATTTGCTACGGCAATATCATTAGCGCTGCAGTACGGTGTTCCATTAAAAGTATTAGTAGATAAGTTCACACATACAAGGTTTGAACCTTCTGGATTCACAAATAATAAGCAGATTCCCATTGCCAAATCTGTGATGGATTATATCTTCAGATGGCTTCAATTAAAATTTTTACCTGAAGATGAAGCGAGTCAATTAGCTCAAATTCCGGAATACCAAGCAAAGAAATCAAAGACAATGAGCAAGTCTCAAACTAAAATGCAAAATTCACTGGAGTTTAACGAAAAGAAAGTTTTTGTGACCCAAGCTGATGCACCTCCTTGTCATGAATGCGGTTCAATTATGGTAAGGAGTGGAAATTGCTATAAGTGTCTGGAGTGCGGTTCAACGAGCGGATGTTCTTAATAGAAATTAAGTACTATCAGAAGGTCGTAATTTGATTTCGACCATTTGTAATTATTAAAATCTGACTATCTAGTTAACGCAAACACTTCTTCTATCCTGCGGGCCGAAATAAATTTGCGATCATAATAACCCGATTCCATCGAACTGATTGTTACGCCATGTTTAGTTGATGCATGGGCGAAATATTGATCCCAAAGATAAATTCCGACATGACCTGGAACTTGGCGGCGGCGTGTATTAAAAAATATCAGATCCCCGAATTCAAGTTCCTCTCTCCGCACTTCACTGCCGATTTTAATTTGCCCAAGAGTTGAACGTGGAATTTCTAGATTAAAGGCTTCAGCCATTATAGTTTGGGTAAAAGCACTGCAATCAATTC contains:
- a CDS encoding vitamin B12-dependent ribonucleotide reductase, which translates into the protein MSTRKIDLPNTESEEYFKKDGLTFNYKLSNKEIHPFDEIEWDLRDATISNEKGEIIFQQKDVEIPKSWSLTATNVVVSKYFHGKLDTPDREHSVRQLINRVTKTITEWGIKGKYFSNVEDANAFYNELSYLLVNQYLSFNSPVWFNVGIEKHPQCSACFINSVEDKMESILELAKTEGMLFKWGSGTGTNLSVLRSSKESLSGGGIASGPVSFMKGYDAFAGVIKSGGKTRRAAKMVILNIDHPDIIDFINCKADEEKKAHALIEAGYDSSFNVPGGAYDSIHYQNANHSIRVTDEFMDAVVNKKSWQTKAIKDGRVIDTFDAEDVMNKVAQAAWLCGDPGIQFDTTINNWHTCSNSARINASNPCSEYMFLDDTACNLASLNLMKFRNEDGNFDVDSFRHVCSIVITAQEILVENSSYPTKAIEKNSYDYRPLGLGYANLGALLMANGVAYDSDHGRAYAAAITSIMCGVAYKQSAIISEKIGPFRGFLKNREPMLRIMNQHLQAAKKIDGSLIPLEMFTSSIEIWEEVAKFGTEFGFRNSQVTVLAPTGTIGFMMDCDTTGVEPDIALVKMKKLVGGGAFKIINKTVPLALNKLGYNSKQVAEIVSYINESDTIEGAPHLLEEHLPIFDCAFKPVNGSRTIHYMGHIKMMSAVQPFLSGAISKTVNMPNEVRVEEIKNSYLEAWRLGLKAIAIYRDGCKVTQPLSTSTKTEKKKIAEEKGNLYIDFQPRRKRLPDERHSITHKFSISGHEGYITVGIYEDGQPGEIFIVMSKEGTVVSGLMDSFATAISLALQYGVPLKVLVDKFTHTRFEPSGFTNNKQIPIAKSVMDYIFRWLQLKFLPEDEASQLAQIPEYQAKKSKTMSKSQTKMQNSLEFNEKKVFVTQADAPPCHECGSIMVRSGNCYKCLECGSTSGCS